Proteins co-encoded in one Flavobacterium fluviale genomic window:
- a CDS encoding (2Fe-2S)-binding protein, with product MKTNETHSTSLVVNGISYNLKLLPWVSLLDVLREEIHLTGTKKGCDHGQCGACTVLVDGKRILSCLTLGVMKDGSNITTIEGIADGEQLHPIQQAFIDHDAFQCGYCTPGQICSAVGMLQEGKAQTREEVQELMSGNLCRCGASKGIINAIMEVKEGGRYE from the coding sequence ATGAAAACAAATGAAACACATTCTACCTCGCTGGTTGTAAATGGAATATCGTATAACTTAAAACTTTTACCTTGGGTTTCCCTGCTGGATGTTCTGCGTGAAGAAATTCATCTTACAGGAACTAAAAAAGGATGTGACCATGGTCAGTGCGGCGCCTGTACTGTTTTAGTAGATGGCAAAAGAATATTAAGCTGCCTCACATTAGGAGTTATGAAAGATGGCAGCAATATAACTACAATCGAGGGAATTGCAGATGGAGAACAGCTGCACCCAATACAGCAGGCTTTTATAGATCATGATGCTTTTCAATGTGGTTACTGTACACCAGGTCAGATCTGTAGTGCTGTAGGAATGCTGCAAGAAGGAAAAGCACAAACGAGAGAAGAAGTTCAAGAATTAATGAGTGGCAATCTATGCCGATGTGGGGCTAGTAAAGGAATTATTAATGCAATTATGGAAGTGAAGGAAGGAGGGCGTTATGAATAA